Proteins encoded in a region of the Halarcobacter mediterraneus genome:
- a CDS encoding VOC family protein, whose protein sequence is MNIHEKINYIELPAKNLQITKDFFTKVFDWAFMDFGDEYIAFSDEGIDGGFYKSDLSMSTAEGSALIIFYSNDLKATQSKIENAGGSIVKAIFHFPGGYRFHFSDPSGNEFAVWSDKGV, encoded by the coding sequence ATGAATATACATGAAAAAATAAATTATATAGAATTACCTGCTAAAAATCTCCAAATTACAAAAGATTTTTTTACAAAAGTCTTTGACTGGGCATTTATGGATTTTGGAGATGAATATATTGCATTTTCAGATGAAGGAATAGATGGAGGATTTTACAAATCAGATTTATCTATGTCAACAGCAGAAGGAAGTGCTTTAATTATTTTTTATAGTAATGATTTAAAAGCTACTCAATCAAAAATAGAAAATGCTGGTGGTTCTATTGTTAAAGCAATATTTCATTTTCCTGGTGGTTATAGATTTCATTTTAGTGACCCTAGTGGTAATGAATTTGCTGTCTGGTCAGACAAAGGTGTATAA
- a CDS encoding DUF4062 domain-containing protein: MKKSVFISSTYIDLKEQRKEIWQLPSKYDINLLDIEQFGKNSQQFKTFTINLIEKLQ, encoded by the coding sequence ATGAAAAAAAGCGTTTTTATTTCATCTACATATATAGACTTAAAAGAACAGCGAAAAGAAATTTGGCAATTACCATCAAAATATGACATTAATCTTCTTGATATTGAACAATTTGGGAAGAATTCTCAGCAGTTCAAAACCTTTACTATTAATTTGATTGAAAAACTGCAATGA
- a CDS encoding alpha/beta fold hydrolase — protein sequence MSINNINLEYHRIDNGSISIVFLNGFRMPFKSWDKVYPELALENSVFLFNRRGVGRSKKATESQDGNTILSEMRSLFYNLRLRPPYILVAHSFGGLLANLYSRVYPDEVSGIVFVDSPYPSEVIEQKKNIPPFVVNAFNEGLKSMEKLFDKYKYSEDEQVEETIAQISAAGHFPNIPIAVVSGTKKMPFVPEEAFQVHKEFQAKLMDLSSHSIQYICHESGHFPQITEPDKVIMAIRNIVNEIKIS from the coding sequence ATGTCAATAAACAATATAAATCTTGAATATCACCGAATTGATAATGGCTCGATAAGTATCGTATTTTTAAATGGTTTTAGAATGCCATTTAAAAGTTGGGATAAAGTGTACCCAGAGCTTGCATTGGAAAATAGTGTGTTTTTATTTAATAGAAGAGGTGTTGGTAGGTCTAAGAAAGCAACTGAATCTCAAGATGGAAATACTATCCTTAGCGAAATGCGTTCATTATTTTATAACTTGAGATTAAGACCACCTTATATATTGGTTGCTCATTCTTTCGGTGGACTACTTGCTAATTTGTATTCTCGTGTTTACCCAGATGAAGTGTCAGGTATAGTTTTTGTTGACTCACCTTACCCCTCTGAAGTGATTGAACAGAAGAAGAATATTCCTCCATTTGTTGTTAATGCTTTTAATGAGGGTCTCAAATCAATGGAAAAGCTATTTGACAAATATAAATATTCGGAAGATGAACAAGTTGAAGAAACAATAGCACAAATTTCAGCAGCCGGACATTTCCCCAATATTCCTATTGCTGTAGTGTCAGGTACAAAGAAAATGCCATTTGTTCCAGAAGAAGCTTTTCAAGTACATAAAGAATTTCAAGCTAAATTAATGGACTTATCATCACACTCTATCCAATACATCTGTCATGAGAGTGGTCACTTTCCTCAAATCACAGAACCAGATAAAGTAATCATGGCTATACGAAACATTGTGAATGAAATAAAAATTAGTTAA
- a CDS encoding Ada metal-binding domain-containing protein has translation MINQGKYQIIGQKDTKYDSLFYTIVKLTGIFCLPFCKVKKSLKKCTIS, from the coding sequence ATGATAAATCAAGGAAAATATCAAATTATTGGGCAAAAAGATACAAAATATGATAGTCTATTTTATACAATAGTAAAATTAACTGGGATATTTTGTTTACCATTTTGTAAGGTAAAAAAGTCCTTAAAAAAATGTACTATTTCATGA
- a CDS encoding methylated-DNA--[protein]-cysteine S-methyltransferase, with amino-acid sequence MNKINIQYYKTKYAHFILGSFENKLCLLDFKYRKMRTTVDNRLKKGFDAKFVEQDDDILQETRKQIDEYFDMQRKEFDIPIITTGTNFQKSVWDALMKVPYGTTSTYLQLAKNIDNEKAVRAVASANGANSIGLIIPCHRIIGSNGELIGYGGGLALKKKLLKLEQNLFVG; translated from the coding sequence ATGAATAAAATTAATATACAATACTACAAAACCAAATATGCACATTTCATATTAGGCTCATTTGAAAACAAACTTTGCTTATTGGATTTTAAATATAGAAAAATGAGAACAACTGTAGACAATAGATTAAAAAAAGGTTTTGATGCCAAGTTTGTAGAGCAAGATGATGATATATTACAAGAGACAAGAAAGCAAATTGATGAATATTTTGATATGCAACGAAAAGAGTTTGATATACCAATTATAACTACTGGTACTAATTTTCAAAAGAGTGTTTGGGATGCTTTAATGAAAGTTCCATATGGTACAACTTCAACATATTTACAATTAGCAAAAAATATAGATAATGAAAAGGCAGTAAGAGCCGTAGCAAGTGCTAATGGTGCAAACTCCATAGGCTTAATTATTCCTTGTCATCGTATCATTGGAAGTAATGGAGAACTTATAGGATATGGTGGTGGATTAGCACTTAAAAAAAAATTGCTAAAATTAGAACAAAATTTATTTGTGGGTTAG
- a CDS encoding isocitrate lyase/PEP mutase family protein codes for MTKTQQFRELHVSKEILHIGNVWDLNNALIFEKQGYKAIGTSSFAIAKSLGYEDGEEMSFEELYKIVKQIISKVNVPLSVDIEAGYSRDINKIIENIISLYDIGVVGINIEDSVVENGIREIVDKDRFAQILKEIVDSLKEKNIDIFINVRTDNFIMGLENPLENTLERIKLYEDIGVDGIFVPCIVNIEDIKTITQNINLPLNVMTMPDLDSFDVLENAGVKRVSQGPFIYNKLIENFENKLETITKDNSFQSLF; via the coding sequence ATGACAAAAACACAACAATTTAGAGAATTACATGTTTCTAAAGAAATTTTACATATTGGTAATGTTTGGGACTTAAATAATGCATTGATATTCGAAAAACAAGGCTATAAAGCTATCGGTACTTCAAGTTTTGCAATTGCCAAAAGCTTGGGTTATGAAGATGGTGAGGAGATGAGCTTTGAAGAGTTATATAAAATAGTAAAACAAATCATCTCTAAAGTAAATGTACCTCTTAGTGTTGATATTGAAGCAGGATATAGCCGTGATATCAACAAAATTATTGAAAATATTATTTCCCTTTATGATATTGGTGTAGTTGGTATCAATATAGAAGATTCTGTAGTAGAAAACGGGATAAGAGAAATTGTGGATAAAGATAGATTTGCACAAATATTAAAAGAGATTGTAGATAGCCTAAAGGAAAAAAATATTGATATATTTATAAATGTACGAACTGATAATTTTATTATGGGCTTAGAAAATCCACTTGAAAATACTTTAGAAAGAATTAAACTTTATGAAGACATAGGGGTTGATGGTATTTTTGTACCTTGTATAGTTAATATTGAAGATATTAAAACAATTACACAAAATATAAATTTACCCCTTAATGTAATGACAATGCCTGATTTAGACTCTTTTGATGTATTGGAAAATGCAGGAGTAAAAAGGGTAAGTCAAGGACCATTTATATACAATAAACTTATAGAAAATTTTGAAAATAAATTAGAAACAATAACTAAAGATAACTCATTTCAAAGTTTATTTTAA
- a CDS encoding Crp/Fnr family transcriptional regulator: MRYLKKLITKHINIAENEWDELTSRFKKVEVKKGTIISNAGDIFSDFYFIKRGLARSYFTDINGKDFTWQIYFRGKSKYGLNHFMDDSVSYYENDASMLHFEALEDCIFYVISLRDMDEFLKNADKKWEHVARVWLHDTYFSSTYKRVISLMSENVEERYKRLLDEYPNIFKKVKSYHIATFLGVAPQTLSKLRKNESR; this comes from the coding sequence ATGAGATATTTAAAAAAACTAATCACAAAACATATAAATATAGCTGAAAACGAATGGGATGAATTAACTTCAAGATTTAAAAAAGTAGAAGTTAAGAAAGGTACAATTATTTCAAATGCAGGAGATATTTTCAGTGATTTTTATTTTATTAAAAGAGGATTGGCACGATCCTATTTTACAGATATAAATGGCAAAGATTTTACTTGGCAAATATATTTTAGAGGTAAAAGTAAATATGGATTAAACCACTTTATGGATGACAGTGTAAGTTATTATGAAAATGATGCTTCTATGTTACATTTTGAAGCTTTGGAAGACTGTATATTTTATGTTATTAGTTTAAGAGATATGGATGAGTTTTTGAAAAATGCAGATAAAAAATGGGAACATGTAGCCAGAGTTTGGTTACATGATACTTATTTTAGTTCTACCTATAAAAGAGTTATATCTTTGATGAGTGAAAATGTTGAGGAGAGATACAAAAGACTACTTGACGAATACCCAAATATTTTTAAAAAAGTAAAGTCATACCATATAGCCACATTTTTAGGAGTTGCTCCTCAAACTTTAAGTAAACTTCGTAAAAATGAATCTAGGTGA
- a CDS encoding AAA family ATPase: MNQKGTLTFFCGKMGAGKTTKSKTISLEKNAVLLSEDDWLEAHYPNQINSFDDFIKFSMLIKPFVKSHVEQILNTGTNVVMDFPANTKKQRQWFKQLCNEVKCNHELIFLDLSDEQCLVQIAKRRDQQPHRAQFDNEEVFNHVTQYFEAPSKSEGFNIIIEANV, from the coding sequence ATGAACCAAAAAGGAACACTCACTTTTTTTTGTGGAAAAATGGGAGCTGGAAAAACTACAAAATCAAAAACCATATCACTTGAGAAAAATGCAGTACTTCTTTCAGAAGATGATTGGCTGGAAGCTCATTATCCAAATCAAATAAACTCTTTTGATGATTTTATAAAATTCTCCATGCTGATTAAACCTTTTGTGAAGTCACATGTAGAACAGATTTTAAATACAGGTACAAATGTAGTTATGGATTTCCCTGCAAATACAAAAAAACAAAGACAATGGTTCAAACAACTATGTAATGAGGTAAAGTGTAATCATGAGCTTATCTTTCTAGACTTAAGTGATGAGCAGTGTTTAGTCCAAATTGCTAAACGAAGAGATCAACAACCTCATAGAGCACAATTTGATAATGAAGAAGTATTTAATCATGTTACACAATATTTTGAAGCTCCATCGAAAAGCGAAGGATTTAATATAATTATTGAAGCAAATGTATAA
- a CDS encoding helix-turn-helix domain-containing protein, whose amino-acid sequence MNTTNFSNEEIEVFYKRIGDNVRKYRKEKNFTQMQLALAIGHNSVGYVAKAELYKYGKHFNLEQLYKISKVLDIKLSMLIDD is encoded by the coding sequence ATGAATACAACTAACTTTTCAAATGAAGAAATTGAAGTTTTTTATAAAAGAATTGGAGATAATGTAAGAAAATATCGAAAAGAAAAGAATTTTACTCAAATGCAATTAGCCTTAGCAATTGGTCATAACTCTGTTGGGTATGTAGCAAAAGCGGAACTATACAAATATGGAAAACACTTCAATCTAGAACAACTATACAAAATATCTAAAGTGTTAGATATAAAATTGAGTATGTTGATAGATGACTAA